The Camelus bactrianus isolate YW-2024 breed Bactrian camel chromosome 31, ASM4877302v1, whole genome shotgun sequence genomic sequence TGGCTCTGGCAGTGGATGGGGAGAACCTCTGCTCCCCCACTACAAAGTGTGGGGTGCAAGAGGGCTCCAGGGAGTTCTCAGGACGGGAGATGAAAGGCATCCGCGGGGCAGGGAGTTCTGCAGTCATGCAAGCAAGGCAGCCATGGCTGGGGAAGCAGGTGGTACAGCCAAGAATGAATCACCAGCACCGGCAGCATCAACaagacctactgtgtgcagggctCTGGACTTAGGGGGAGGGGTTGTTTACATGAGCGGGGGCCCCTGCCTGTGATGTCACACCAAGGACAGAAGGCTtcttgtggggggagggtggcagcagggggaggggtggaagcGAGATACACTCACACAGCGCCCTGGCACGGGCGGATGGCGGCCACTGGTCTTGCCAGCCACTCTGCACGGGGCCAGCCAGCCTGTCACTTGCAGCAACTGGCCTCGGGGACGAGAATGAGCTCTTTGGTCCTTGAGAGCAAGATGCCAATCTACAACCCCAATCCCAGTGCCCCATCCCTCAACGGAGCCAAGCACTCTGTGGATGTTTGAATGATGGAGAAGGTGTGGGTAATGGAACCTTCTTTTGACTGGGTGGCGGGTGAGCCTGGGGTCTTTGGTGCTCAGGGAGGCAGTAGGGGAGGATGACGAAGGAAGGCAGTGAGTTTCTGAGAAGGGAAAGACAGCCTCAGGTGTGGGAGGGGGGGACCCAGGTGAAATGGAGAATTCCCATGGCCAGTGCATACAGAAGCCATTGCCCTGTGCACCTCTCAAGGCCCCAGCACAGTTCCGGCACACTTCCCACCGAACTGACTCAGGTGTCCCCTGCAGGACGCTGGTGAATGCTGCCTTCTCGGAGATCCAGGACGGAGCGTTTTCCCACCTGCCACTGCTGCAGTTCCTGTAAGGACAGGGCCTTGCTGATGGGCAGGGGcgggcaggggaagggggcagatcctggactggggagggggagaggagagcGGTTGTAGGTAGTGTTTGGAGATTAAGAGGCAGGTGTCACTTACTTTCACTCCCATGGGCTAGCCACAAAGTGTGGGGGCGACTGGAATCAggaggggtgcagggagcagcagctggggagaaggaaggtAGGGATTGCCTGCAAGAGCAAAGACGGGAGTATTTGGAGCCCAGTTAGAAGGGACCTGCCTCTTCTGGAGACCCAAAAGAATTGGGTGCCATAACTTGAGCTGGTGCCAGAGGGCGGACAATGCAGGGGAGATAGTTCATCTTAGAGACAAATGACCCTAGGTAGGGGTCAGGGTTTAAAGAAAGAGCTGGGGgctgaaagagagagaagatgggagggtCTGGAGTTCTAAAAGGGGCTTTTATGTTTGAAGCCCCAGTCATAGGGGAGAGTATatgtcagtttcctcaccttGCCATCAGTCCGAGAGGGACTGGAGTgagctggggtgagggtgggagacaGAGAGGGGAGATGCAGAGGGGAAGGACCTAGCTCGACAGGGGAGCTCTTCCCCTCACTGTTCTTACCCTAGAACCAAATAGGGACCCTGGGAGCTTCTGGGACCAGAACAGGCTCCTGCCTGGACTTGCCACCCAGGCTGCTCTGGGGCCCTCCACTGGGGTCCTGAGGTTGGGAAGCAGAGCTTGGGGGTAAGGCAGCCAGCTGGGGGCTGGTGTGGCAGGTGTGCCCTTGGGAGCTCTAATCCACCTTTGTCTCTGCAGGTTACTCAACTCCAACAAGTTCACACTGATTGGAGACAATGCGTTCACAGGACTGTCGCACCTGCAGTATCTGTGCGTTGGGAGGAAAGGGGAATTGGGAactggaaggcaggagggagcccGGGCCTGCCTGGGCTGCGGGGGGAGGTGGAAGGGCAGGGGGAAAGCCCTTGAATACTCTGACTGGAGGACCTGAGCAGAGGGTCATTTCATCCATCCCTCTGCTTAAACCATCCTGCCTGGATGCCCTGTCACCACTTAATGTCCCCAGATTCAGAATGGAAGCCTGTCTTAGGGTCATGGGCTGGAATCTTGGTGGGACATAGGGAGAGAGCTGGTCAGGGGTCTGGGATCATGAATGGCAGCTAAGACAAGTTCTTGTCTTTCTCCAGCTTCATTGAGAACAATGACATCTGGGCACTATCCAAGTTCACCTTCAGAGGACTCAAGTCTTTGACACACCTGTGAGTACATCACACACATACACCGGACCAAAGCCTCCTATCTCCTTTGGCCTTTGGCCTTGGTCATGATCTTCAGGGGTCTCTCTTGCAGCTCACTGGCCAACAATAACCTGCAGACACTGCCTAGAGACATCTTTCGGCCTCTGGACATCCTGAGTGACTTGTAAGGCCTGAGTCTTACTTCTTTTGACAGTGCCACAGAGGGGTACATCCCTAGAAGGAGGGATGGGGAGCAGAACTGGGAAGATCATAAGGTCTTGACAGGCTGGGAGGGcttgggtttgggtttggggCAGAAGGCCAAGAAGGCTAGGTTTAATCATAGATAGACTGGTTACCTTTCAAACCTACCAAAGATTCAAGTATTTTAAGGCATCTGTGGCCCTCTTTAAAATGCACACTGCATGTGTATGTTTTTTAAATAGGTGcttttttaatgtatgtttgATTTGAATCTACGTTAAAGTCTGATAGCATAGCCACAGTCATTGATCAGTATTTCTACGAGAAAACAGAAGCCCTGGATTGTGGAAAGTTTGGAGGAACTGGGATGTGACCGATACCTGTGCAAGTTACAAGTACCAAAGACACCAGGTCAAGGAGGCAAGTAGGGGCTGAAACTCAGCCTCCACTCTGCTGGCCAAGCACTTGACTGTGGGGCTGCACCACCccaagggaaacttttttttaatcggTGCAAAGATGCCACATGAGCAGCCAGCAGCAGCCTTGATATCTACTTCTGAAAACCTTGAGGGCCTGGGTGGGCAGAGCAGCTGAGAACCTGTCCCTCTCTGTGTCCCCTCCATTACCCTCACCATCTAGGGACCTGCGGGGCAACTCGCTCAACTGTGACTGCAAGGTGAAGTGGCTGGTGGAGTGGCTGGCACACACCAACACCACGGTGGCGCCCATCTACTGCGCCAGCCCGCCCCGCTTCCAAGAGCACAAGGTGCAGGATCTGCCGCTACGGGAGTTCGACTGCATCACCACGGGTAGGAGGTGCCCCACCCCGGGCATCAGGCTGGGCCTCCCCAGGGAAGGTCCCCCAACACCCTGCCTCGCCAGCTGAGTAACCTTACCACCCAGAAAGTTCTTACTCTTCTCCCTCCacttcctcccacccctctcaCCCCTGCAGATTTCGTGCTGTACCAGACCCTGTCCTTCCCAGCAGTGTCAGCCGAGCCCTTCCTTTACTCCAGCGACCTCTATGTGGCTCTGGCCCAGCCAGGAGCCAGCGCCTGCTCCATCCTCAAATGGGACTATGTTGAACGGCAGCTTCGAGACTATGATAGAATCCCAGGTACCTGCGCCCGGCCTGGCTGTGGCGGCCCTGAttgggtggggtgggatgggattGGGCTCCGTTGAGTTCCTGTAGGTAGGAGGAGAGATGAGACCTGGTCTCTGACCATAAGAACGTTCTAGTCTTTGGGGGAAGGTTGATACATATGGATAACATCCATATAATACATTGGTACTAGGAGGGAGATGGAAACATGATGTTCTGGGAGCACAAAGGAGGGGCCTACTCTGagaaatcaaggaaggcttcctggtggaGAGGATGCCTaagctgagtcttgaaggatgagggagaggaaggagtgaTGCCCAGGATCCTGGCTTAAGTGAGTGGTGCCAGTGAACTAAGGAAGAGATAGGAGTGGCTAGTGAGTTCAGTTTGGGATCCACTGAGCTTAAGCTGAATCTAGAAGGCTGAGGGAGACTTAGCTAGGAGAAGAAATGTGGGAAGGGTGTTCTGGCAGcgggaacagcatgagcaaagtcAAGAAGGCGTGAAACAGCTTACCATGTGAGTGCATGCACGTGTGAAGAATTACATGCATGCACATGATGGCAGCATAAGGTTCAAGGTGGAGAGTGGCAGACGAGACCCAAGAGGGATGAAGAACAGGCCACTGACAGGTACCGAACAGAGAGTGTGACCCAATCCAATGTGCATTTTGGAAAAGTTCCTCTGTGAGCAGCAGGAGAGTGCTAGGCCTTAGGTAAGACGCCTGGGCACACCAGGAAGGGATCAGCTGGCgcctgggctggggcagcagcagtaCGGATGGAGAAATAGAGTTAGAAGGGAGGGCTGAACTGACACAAgaggaaacaaaaaatttaaattgccCTGTATCTATGAAAGAACTTGAAATCATTACCTAAAAACCTCTCCTCCCAAAGAAGACTTCAGGGCCAGATGGTGAATTCCGTCAAACTTCTAAGGAAGAAATTACACCAACCTTACACAAGCTGTGTTAGAAAGCAGGAGGGAGGGCTGACAGGGCTTAGGGACTGGTCAGCAGTGAGAGAAGGAGAGGGGATCCGCTGTTGGGGATGGCTTCTATGTTTCTGGATGGGGCCATGAATTGAAATCAAGAACACAGTTTTAGGGGTAGATGTGGAGCTGGCCAGTGGAGGCTGAGGTGCTTGGGGCAGGTGGGCAAGGAGGGTCCGAGCTGCAGCTCAGAAGCTGGAGGAATTATAAGCATCGGGGCGGGCAGCCCAAGGCTGTGGAAGGGATTCAGGGCTGTGACTgtcagagcctgaggctcagCGTGGGCTTCCCTTGGGGAAGAGGTAGGtcatggggaggaggagggcggtGAAGCAGTGCTGGCAAGCAGGAGAGGAGAGGCGAAGCCTGGGGACCCAGGACAGGTCAGGAGCGTGGCCCCACATGCTTCTGGTGCCTGCGAAGGGGCCAGAGCGATCTGGGTGCAATGCACATGTTCTCCTATGTAAAAACCTCATCAAAAGTGGAAGCTCTGGGGAAAATGTGTTTTCACCTACAACGATCCACAAGCCTCTGTCTACCCAGGCTCCATCTGGCTGTGTTCAAATTCTTCCTCCTTCCCGTGCCTAGCCATTTGCCAGTGGagtaactttgggcaagtcacttagacTCCAAGCCTCCATTACTTTCTGCGTGAAATTGCAAAATAATAGGGTATCTTTCAGACTTATTCATTGAGGCAATATGTTCATACTTAGTACAGTGACAGCACACAATAAAAATTCAGTAATTGACATGATGGTTAGACCATCGGTCCATATCTAGGGACACCTATTTTATGCTCAGTGTCAGCTTGTATTTGAACCCTGGGGGCAAGGGCGCAGGGAGGGTGATGCTGAGATGGGGTGTTTGCTCTGAAACAGTCAGAAAGCATTGTGCGCCCAGTGGCTATTCAGCAGGGAGAGAATGCTGTAGCCAAAACCCTTAGTCCTGTCCCGGGGCTGGAGGGGACTGCTTCTCTTTTCTGAGGGCGTGGCAGGGGCTTGCGGGCCCCCTGACGCTGCTTCCCTCCGTCCTTGCAGCCCCCTCTGCGGTGCACTGCAAGCCGATGGTGGTGGACAGCCAGCTGTACGTGGTGGTGGCCCAGCTGTTTGGCGGCTCCTATGTTTACCACTGGGACCCCAACACCACGCGCTTCACCAAGCTGCAGGACATCGACCCGCAGCGCGTGCGCAAGCCCAACGACCTCGAGGCCTTCCGCATCGACGGTGACTGGTACTTTGCCGTGGCCGACAGCTCCAAGGCAGGCGCCACCAGCCTCTACCGCTGGCACCAGAACGGCTTCTACTCCCACCAGGCCCTGCACGCCTGGCACCGCGACACTGACCTAGAATTCATAGACGGCGAGGGCAAGCCGCGCCTGATTGTGTCCAGCAGCTCCCAGGCACCTGTCATCTATCAGTGGAGTCGCACCCAGAAGCAGTTTGTGGCCCAGGGCGAGGTGACCCAGGTGCCTGACGCCCAGGCTGTGAAACACTTCCGCGCCGGCCACGACAGCTACCTGTGCCTCAGCCGCTACATTGGGGACTCCAAGATCCTGCGCTGGGAGGGCACCCGCTTCTCCGAGGTGCAGGCTCTGCCCTCCCGGGGCTCGCTGGCCCTGCAGCCCTTCCTCGTGGGTGGCCGCCGCTACCTGGCGCTGGGCAGCGACTTCTCGTTCACGCAGATCTACCAGTGGGATGAGGGGCGGCAGAAGTTCGTGCGGTTCCAGGAGCTGGCCGTGCAGGCCCCTCGGGCCTTCTGCTACATGCCTGCTGGGGACGCCCAGCTGCTCCTGGCCCCCAGCTTCAAGGGACAGACGCTTGTGTACCGACACGTGGTGGTGGATCTCAGTGCCTAGGGGGCCTCTGGGTTCCTTGGGCAGCCACGGGAAGCTGGGTGGGAGTCTCCGGATGAACAGCACAGGTGCCCCCGTGAAGACCCACGTAGCCAACCCGCATACGTGCTCTCACGTGCACGCACCCCCGGTGAGCACGGGCCGTGCTGTGGACCGCAGCCCAGAGATGCCACTTCTCTTCGTTGTAATCAGCATGAAGACTTGTCTGCACACCAGGCGACCCAGCACCCGGTGCCCTCCCACACATGGACACCTGTTCTCCCCACATTCCATCCGCAGCCTCCCTTGCACTGCCGCCTTCCACAAGCTCTGGCCCccaggaggggagctgggagggcagaggctgAACTGCTCCCTCCTGTTCCTCAGCTTACCCTTCTGATCCTGTGGTCTTTCCTGTTGGTGCTCCAGGTGTCTGTTTACCTGCTCGTGCTCCGCATTGCAGCCCACAGCCACACCCTTCGTGTTGCCAGGTACACTCACCCACACTACCGTCCTCTGCATGCACACGTGGACCCTGATGGACTCCTTCAgttacacgcacacacacctgtCTACACACCCATTTCCACGTGCACTCATGCAGATTCAGCACCGCCTAAAGGGGCTCCCCCCTCCATCACCTTGCCTGTCTTCCTGGAGGGGCACATAGTCCATGTCCTCCTCTGCTCACCCCTGCCATGCCCACCCTGCGGCTGATAAAGATGGGAATGGTGGTGCCAGCCTCTGGGCACCAGCTTGACCTCCTAGGGGCAAAGCCCCTCTGCCGGAAGCAATAAGAACAACAGCCCCAGCAAAGCCTGACTTCTTCCCAGTGCTGTCTCTGTTCTCGCTGGAGTTTCCCTCTCTGATCCTGAATCCGGCTCATTGGTGGACAGTGAGACCACCCAGATGAAAgcatttctgcttttctttcctgcAGCTGCCCCAGCCTTGGACCAGACCCGGATTTAGCTCCGCTTTTGGGATATGGATCCAGTGCTGTGCTGGCTCCTTTGGGTGCATCCAAGCACTGGacaggccagggatgctgcaggCACCTGAGCCATCTGGACGGGTGCCTGGAGTGGAGCTGGGCTGGAGAGCATCTCGGAGGCCCTGAGACCCCTCCAAACCACAGAGGCACACCCCAGAAGCACGGCCTTGCAGTGCAAGCTGAATgcgggagaggggagggagtgagggtCCTGTGGGAGCCAAGcttctgctgccctctgctgTACGCTGGGAATAGATGGCTGAGATGCAAGGCTGGTGGGGAAGGCGTGGCGCAGGGAGGCTCTTCCCTGTGCCCAGACTGTATGAGGGCCTCTCGGTAGCAGGATGCTCAAGGGCACTTGGGGGCAATGCTCTGATTCACTTGCTTCAGATAAAAAGTTCCCACCCCACTGATGGGTCTCAGGTGTTCAAGGGTGACAGTCGGTGGCAACTATTTCATTAAGAAACAGGGGACCAGCTTCAGCTTTCGGAACCCCTTTCTCCCTGCTCCATTCCCTCTGCAGAGTGAGGGGGCACCCCAAGGTCAGCTGCTGCGGGGGTCAAAGTTCATAGTGGTGACACTCAGGTGCTGGGCGAGTGTGACTGGTCTCCACCAGCTGAGGCTGACTAATGGCCAAGTGTTCCTTCCTGGAGATCACAGTCTTGGGGCCCGCTGAGACTGGAGTCTTTCCCTCGGTCAGGTCAAGTCCAACCAACAGGACCAAGGACAAGCTCTGCAGGCCCTCTCCTCTCCATTCTCCTCTGCTGGGCAAACACGCAGCATCCTGGCCACCCTCCACCCTGGGTGTGAGATCTGAAGCAAGGGGACTGATTTCCTGAGCTGAGCTTCTACTTCTGTcaagtaaataataaaacctactCTACCCGAGCCTGATTCTGCTGCTTACTAGCTGGCTGGTCTCAACCATGTTCCTTTGCCCATTTGTATCTCAGCTTCCTTGTCTGGAAAGTGTGGAGAATCATGCTACCTACCCGGCAGAGTTAGTGCGTGATTTGAATGCATTAGATCGGTTATAATGTATTAATGTATGTAGGGCCCTTAGAAGAATATGTCCTGCACAGAACTAAGATTTCTTTGGTGGTAGGACTAGAGACAAAGAGGTGGCTCAGAGAAGGCTGATCCTTGAGGAGACCTACTGCCTGTGGATTAGGGTTCCTTACCCATCTTCAGTCTCAGGGCCCTGGTACCCTGTGTCTTACCTGTAGCCTCAGATGCCCGCTCCTCACAGTGGGGAATCTGCTAGGTGCTGTGTCTGGGTTTCTGCCCCCTCCAAGCACATTCATGTGCTCTTGGCTTAGCAGGCACCTGTTGGGTCCCCCAGCCACACTGTCCTGGCAATGTCTATCCCGCTTTTTTCAAATGGGGAATGGGCCCTCATGCTGTGCCAGGGAGAGGTTGCCAGGGAAAGTGGGGTGAGTCTCCCAGACATGTTGGCAGTCTGTCACCCAGTAGAAAGATAAACATCACTCTGACTGCTGCTCCCCTAGGACGCCTCCCAGGGTCAGGAGACACTTCTCCCCCTGAGTGCCCAGCTTTCTGCACATGGAGAATGGAGCCCACTGTGTGCCTGTCTGGTCACCCGCCCAGGGTGGGTCATCTGTATGTCCAGAGAGCTGCTTAGCAACCCAGTGTAACCAGGTGACTGTGTCAACAGCTCAGGACCAAAGGGCATGAGAGGCAGAGTCCACTTGCTCTTTCAAAGCCGAGGAGGGTGAACCCTCCTCAGCTGCCAGCCTCACACCCCTCCATGCCGA encodes the following:
- the LGI3 gene encoding leucine-rich repeat LGI family member 3, coding for MAGLRARRGLGLGLLALSTLGFCLMLQVGAKRPPKTPPCPPSCSCTRDTAFCVDSKAVPRNLPSEVISLTLVNAAFSEIQDGAFSHLPLLQFLLLNSNKFTLIGDNAFTGLSHLQYLFIENNDIWALSKFTFRGLKSLTHLSLANNNLQTLPRDIFRPLDILSDLDLRGNSLNCDCKVKWLVEWLAHTNTTVAPIYCASPPRFQEHKVQDLPLREFDCITTDFVLYQTLSFPAVSAEPFLYSSDLYVALAQPGASACSILKWDYVERQLRDYDRIPAPSAVHCKPMVVDSQLYVVVAQLFGGSYVYHWDPNTTRFTKLQDIDPQRVRKPNDLEAFRIDGDWYFAVADSSKAGATSLYRWHQNGFYSHQALHAWHRDTDLEFIDGEGKPRLIVSSSSQAPVIYQWSRTQKQFVAQGEVTQVPDAQAVKHFRAGHDSYLCLSRYIGDSKILRWEGTRFSEVQALPSRGSLALQPFLVGGRRYLALGSDFSFTQIYQWDEGRQKFVRFQELAVQAPRAFCYMPAGDAQLLLAPSFKGQTLVYRHVVVDLSA